The following are from one region of the Hymenobacter sp. YIM 151858-1 genome:
- a CDS encoding acyl-CoA carboxylase subunit beta, translated as MSDPHADLALSKLEILEKKNTEALLGGGQARIDAQHQKGKLTARERLDLLMDPGSFEEIGKFVMHRSKDFGLDKEYYLGDGVVTGYGTINGRLVYVFSQDFTVLGGSLSETHAEKIVKIMDLAMKNGAPVIGLNDSGGARIQEGVVSLGGYADIFYKNTLASGVVPQISAIMGPCAGGAVYSPAITDFIMMVENTSYMFVTGPNVVKTVTHETVTSEELGGASTHSTKSGVTHFTAANEVACIQQIKQLLSYMPQNCEDTAPIYPYEPQGEELRPELDTIIPENPNQPYDIREVITGIIDTDSFMEVHQNFAENIVVGFARLGGRSIGIVGNQPAVLAGVLDINASTKAARFVRFCDSFNIPLLVLEDVPGFLPGTDQEWRGIITNGAKLLYAFCEATVPRITVITRKAYGGAYDVMNSKHIGADMNYAWPTAEIAVMGAKGAAEIIFKREIAQAEDPEAKLQEKVDDYQRKFATPYRAAHRGFVDEVIVPSQTRQKLIRAFKMLENKVDQLPRKKHGNIPL; from the coding sequence ATGTCCGATCCGCACGCCGACCTCGCGCTGAGCAAACTCGAAATACTGGAAAAAAAGAATACCGAAGCCCTGCTGGGCGGCGGCCAGGCCCGCATCGATGCCCAACACCAAAAGGGCAAGCTGACGGCCCGCGAGCGGCTCGACTTGCTCATGGACCCGGGCTCGTTCGAGGAAATCGGCAAGTTTGTGATGCACCGCTCCAAAGACTTTGGCCTTGATAAGGAGTACTACCTAGGCGACGGTGTGGTGACGGGCTACGGCACCATCAACGGCCGCCTAGTATATGTGTTCTCGCAGGATTTCACGGTTTTGGGCGGCTCGCTGAGCGAAACCCACGCCGAGAAGATTGTGAAGATCATGGACCTGGCCATGAAGAACGGCGCGCCGGTAATTGGCCTGAACGACTCGGGCGGGGCGCGTATTCAGGAAGGCGTGGTGAGCCTGGGTGGCTACGCCGACATCTTTTATAAGAACACGCTGGCCTCGGGCGTGGTACCGCAGATTTCGGCCATTATGGGGCCGTGCGCGGGCGGCGCGGTGTACTCGCCGGCCATTACCGACTTTATCATGATGGTGGAAAACACGAGCTACATGTTCGTGACGGGCCCCAACGTGGTGAAAACGGTAACGCACGAAACCGTTACCAGCGAAGAGTTGGGCGGTGCCAGCACCCACAGCACCAAAAGCGGCGTTACGCACTTTACGGCGGCCAACGAGGTAGCCTGCATTCAGCAGATCAAGCAGCTGCTGAGCTACATGCCGCAGAACTGCGAAGATACGGCCCCCATTTACCCCTACGAGCCGCAGGGCGAGGAACTACGCCCCGAGCTCGACACGATCATCCCCGAAAACCCGAACCAGCCCTACGATATCCGCGAGGTGATTACCGGCATCATCGATACGGACTCGTTTATGGAGGTGCACCAGAACTTTGCCGAAAACATTGTGGTGGGTTTTGCCCGCCTAGGTGGCCGCAGCATCGGCATTGTGGGCAACCAGCCGGCCGTGCTGGCCGGGGTGCTCGATATCAACGCCTCGACCAAAGCCGCGCGTTTCGTGCGTTTCTGCGACTCGTTTAATATTCCGCTGCTGGTACTCGAAGACGTTCCGGGCTTCCTGCCCGGCACCGACCAGGAGTGGCGCGGCATCATCACCAACGGCGCCAAGCTGCTCTACGCCTTCTGCGAAGCCACGGTGCCGCGCATCACAGTAATTACCCGCAAGGCTTACGGCGGTGCCTACGACGTGATGAACTCCAAGCACATCGGGGCCGACATGAACTACGCCTGGCCCACCGCCGAAATTGCGGTAATGGGCGCCAAGGGCGCAGCCGAAATCATCTTCAAGCGCGAAATTGCCCAGGCCGAAGACCCCGAAGCCAAGCTGCAGGAGAAAGTCGACGACTACCAGCGCAAGTTTGCCACGCCGTACCGCGCCGCGCACCGCGGCTTCGTCGACGAAGTGATTGTGCCTTCGCAGACGCGTCAGAAGCTGATTCGCGCTTTTAAGATGCTCGAAAACAAGGTGGACCAGCTGCCGCGCAAAAAGCACGGCAACATTCCGCTATAA
- a CDS encoding M42 family metallopeptidase, protein MRKESFDFLHQYLNNPSPTGFEKEGQKLWLEYIKPYIDEYFVDTYGTVVGVVNPEAEYKVVIEAHADEISWFVNYITKEGYIYLRRNGGSDALIAPSKRVIIHTAKGPVRAVFGWPAIHVRKVEQDKAPTVETIFLDCGASSREEVEEMGVHVGSVVTFEDELMELNNKYLVGRALDNRIGGFMIAEVARRLKEEGKKLPFGLYIVNAVQEEIGLRGAEMIAHRIKPDVAIITDVTHDTQSPMYEKKTSGDIHCGKGPVITYGPAVQNNLRDLIIQTAQQKEIPFQRAAATRATGTDTDAFAYSNAGVASALISLPLKYMHTTVETVHNDDVQNVINLIYETLLRIEDNHDFRYFK, encoded by the coding sequence ATGCGCAAAGAGAGCTTCGACTTCCTTCATCAGTACCTAAACAACCCCTCTCCCACCGGCTTCGAGAAGGAAGGCCAGAAGCTGTGGCTGGAGTACATCAAGCCCTACATCGACGAGTATTTCGTGGATACCTACGGCACCGTGGTGGGCGTAGTGAATCCGGAAGCCGAGTACAAAGTAGTAATCGAGGCCCACGCCGACGAAATCAGCTGGTTTGTAAACTACATCACGAAGGAGGGTTATATCTACCTGCGCCGCAACGGCGGCTCCGATGCCCTGATTGCCCCATCCAAGCGGGTTATCATTCACACGGCCAAGGGCCCGGTGCGGGCGGTGTTTGGCTGGCCGGCCATCCATGTGCGCAAGGTGGAGCAAGACAAAGCCCCGACCGTTGAAACCATTTTCCTGGACTGCGGCGCTTCGTCGCGCGAGGAAGTGGAGGAAATGGGCGTGCACGTGGGCTCCGTGGTTACGTTTGAAGACGAGCTGATGGAGCTGAACAACAAGTACCTGGTGGGCCGCGCGCTGGATAACCGCATCGGCGGCTTTATGATTGCCGAAGTGGCGCGCCGCCTGAAAGAGGAAGGCAAAAAGCTGCCGTTCGGCTTGTACATCGTGAATGCGGTGCAGGAAGAAATTGGCCTGCGCGGCGCCGAAATGATTGCCCACCGCATCAAGCCCGATGTGGCCATCATTACCGACGTGACGCACGACACGCAGTCGCCGATGTACGAGAAGAAGACCTCGGGCGATATTCACTGCGGCAAAGGCCCGGTAATTACCTACGGCCCGGCCGTGCAGAACAACCTGCGCGACCTGATTATCCAGACGGCGCAGCAAAAGGAAATCCCGTTCCAGCGCGCCGCCGCTACCCGCGCCACCGGCACCGATACCGATGCGTTTGCGTACTCCAACGCCGGCGTGGCTTCGGCCCTGATTTCGCTGCCGCTGAAGTACATGCACACCACCGTGGAAACCGTGCACAACGACGACGTGCAGAACGTTATCAACCTGATCTACGAAACGCTGCTGCGCATCGAAGACAACCACGATTTCCGCTACTTTAAATAA
- a CDS encoding ABC transporter substrate-binding protein: MLQPPLVQTPLTVTDQMNRRVVVPFPPQRIVSLVPSQTELLYDLGLGKRVVGVTKFCIHPQEARQQARVIGGTKNFNFEHIAELKPDLIIGNKEENYQEGIEQLAAEYPVWMSDIFTLGDSLRMMRQVGLITGTQARAERLANEIDSSLQALPTVAEPLSAAYFIWRKPYMAAAAGTFIDYMLPRAGFRNVFGGLGRYPEISAGQLAAAAPQVILLSSEPYPFQEKHVAEFQAICSNAQVLVVDGELFSWYGSRLRHTAAYFRQLQNETARVARPL; encoded by the coding sequence ATGCTTCAGCCCCCGCTCGTGCAAACACCGCTAACGGTTACCGACCAGATGAACCGGCGCGTGGTGGTGCCGTTTCCGCCGCAGCGCATTGTGTCGTTGGTGCCTTCGCAAACGGAGTTGCTCTACGACCTAGGGCTGGGCAAGCGGGTGGTGGGCGTGACGAAGTTTTGCATTCACCCGCAGGAGGCGCGGCAGCAGGCTCGGGTAATCGGCGGCACCAAGAACTTCAACTTTGAACACATAGCGGAGCTGAAGCCCGATCTAATTATTGGCAATAAGGAAGAGAACTACCAAGAGGGCATCGAGCAGCTGGCCGCTGAATATCCCGTGTGGATGAGTGACATCTTTACCCTAGGTGATTCGCTGCGGATGATGCGGCAGGTGGGCCTGATTACCGGCACGCAGGCGCGGGCCGAACGTCTGGCCAATGAAATTGACAGCAGCCTGCAAGCTTTGCCAACGGTGGCCGAGCCCCTTTCGGCCGCCTATTTCATTTGGCGCAAGCCTTATATGGCGGCCGCTGCCGGCACTTTCATCGATTATATGCTGCCGCGCGCAGGCTTCCGGAACGTGTTCGGCGGCCTAGGTCGCTACCCCGAAATCAGCGCCGGGCAGCTGGCAGCTGCGGCTCCGCAGGTGATTCTGCTTTCATCGGAGCCGTACCCGTTTCAGGAAAAGCACGTGGCGGAGTTCCAGGCAATTTGCTCCAACGCGCAGGTGCTGGTGGTTGACGGCGAATTGTTCAGCTGGTATGGCAGCCGCTTGCGGCACACAGCGGCGTATTTCCGGCAATTGCAGAACGAAACAGCGCGTGTAGCGCGGCCTTTGTAG
- a CDS encoding 3-phosphoshikimate 1-carboxyvinyltransferase: MHQPTFPDTLSLCWPGGPLRGTAVLPASKSESNRALILQALAGGGTLTHLSEANDTQLMRRLLAHPEAEVFDAEDAGTVMRFLTAYLAVTGRRTTLTGTARMLERPIGVLVDALRKLGANIEYLGREGYPPLRLNGFEPGAATTLAVRGDISSQFISALMMVGPLIPGGLNLQLTGHIGSRPYITMTASLMRHFGAQVEVRERDVRVAPKPYQPADYTIEADWSAASYWYAMVALGPAGSQIHLPGLRRQSWQGDQAIMHLMDPLGVHTEFVADGVILRQAPAKGRAGHVAMNFTDCPDLAQTIAVAAAATGVTVDMVGLESLRIKETDRIAALQNELGKFGASLTAEERDMFRVSAQQLHVNGQTVATYHDHRMAMAFAPLALRGKIEVETPAVVRKSYPFFWEELRQAGFKMEPL, from the coding sequence ATGCACCAACCCACTTTCCCCGATACGCTGTCGTTGTGCTGGCCCGGTGGCCCGCTGCGCGGCACGGCCGTGTTGCCCGCCTCCAAAAGCGAAAGCAACCGTGCCCTCATCCTGCAAGCCCTGGCCGGTGGCGGCACGCTCACGCACCTTTCCGAAGCCAACGATACCCAACTGATGCGCCGCCTGTTGGCGCACCCCGAGGCCGAGGTGTTCGATGCCGAAGATGCCGGTACCGTGATGCGCTTCCTGACGGCCTACTTAGCTGTTACGGGGCGCCGTACCACCCTCACCGGCACGGCCCGTATGCTGGAGCGGCCTATTGGCGTGCTGGTTGATGCGCTGCGCAAGCTCGGCGCCAACATCGAATACCTGGGGCGCGAAGGCTACCCGCCGCTCCGGCTCAACGGTTTCGAGCCCGGCGCGGCTACTACGCTGGCCGTGCGCGGCGACATCAGCAGTCAGTTTATCTCGGCGCTGATGATGGTGGGTCCGCTCATTCCAGGCGGCCTTAACCTGCAGCTAACGGGGCACATCGGCTCGCGCCCCTACATCACCATGACGGCCAGCCTAATGCGCCACTTCGGAGCGCAGGTAGAAGTGCGCGAGCGGGATGTACGCGTGGCGCCCAAGCCCTACCAGCCCGCCGATTACACCATCGAGGCCGATTGGTCGGCGGCGAGCTACTGGTACGCCATGGTAGCCCTAGGCCCGGCCGGCTCGCAAATACACCTGCCCGGCCTGCGCCGCCAGTCGTGGCAGGGCGACCAGGCCATTATGCACCTAATGGACCCGCTGGGCGTGCACACCGAGTTCGTGGCCGATGGCGTGATTCTGCGGCAGGCGCCCGCCAAGGGCCGGGCCGGCCACGTGGCCATGAACTTTACCGATTGCCCCGATCTGGCCCAAACCATTGCCGTAGCCGCCGCCGCCACGGGCGTAACCGTTGACATGGTAGGCCTCGAGAGCCTGCGCATCAAGGAAACCGACCGCATTGCGGCTTTGCAGAACGAGCTGGGCAAGTTTGGCGCCTCGCTCACGGCCGAGGAGCGTGATATGTTCCGGGTATCGGCGCAGCAATTGCACGTAAACGGCCAAACCGTAGCCACCTACCACGACCACCGCATGGCTATGGCCTTTGCCCCGCTGGCCCTGCGCGGCAAAATAGAGGTGGAAACCCCGGCCGTGGTGCGTAAGTCGTATCCGTTTTTCTGGGAAGAGCTGCGCCAGGCTGGTTTCAAAATGGAGCCACTGTAG
- the aroB gene encoding 3-dehydroquinate synthase, producing MTDAIHIGPEALPALAALLGRPGTTRVAVLADTNTARLCYHALKPYLPEAHLLIEVPAGEEHKTLATSERVWSELTEHRFDRHSVLVCLGGGVISDLGGFCAALYKRGMRCVVVPTTLLAQVDAAIGGKTGVDFMGYKNHLGVFQLPGAVCIDTTFLSTLDPRELRAGYAEVVKHWLIADAAAFAEQRHQGLFVEDWTPVVRESVLVKQCIVAQDPTEKGPRKLLNFGHTVGHALESYLLSQAGRSILHGEAVAAGIVCESWLSVQKGLLMERELNQIETFLFSVFEKVQFVTLETQAIAELALQDKKNQGSTINCTLLEGIGRGVYDQPVTVAEIAESLRYYHRL from the coding sequence ATGACTGACGCAATCCACATCGGCCCCGAGGCGCTGCCGGCGTTGGCGGCGCTGCTCGGCCGCCCCGGCACCACACGCGTAGCCGTGCTGGCCGATACCAACACCGCCCGCCTGTGCTACCACGCCCTGAAGCCCTACCTGCCCGAAGCGCACCTGCTGATTGAGGTGCCCGCCGGCGAAGAGCACAAAACCCTCGCCACGAGCGAGCGGGTGTGGAGCGAGCTAACGGAGCACCGCTTCGACCGGCACAGCGTGCTGGTGTGCCTGGGGGGCGGCGTCATCTCCGACCTAGGCGGTTTTTGCGCGGCCCTCTACAAGCGGGGCATGCGCTGCGTGGTGGTGCCTACTACGTTGCTGGCGCAGGTGGATGCGGCCATCGGCGGCAAAACCGGCGTCGATTTCATGGGCTACAAAAACCACCTAGGGGTGTTTCAGCTGCCCGGAGCCGTGTGCATCGATACCACATTCCTGAGCACGCTCGACCCGCGCGAGCTGCGCGCCGGCTACGCCGAGGTGGTAAAGCACTGGCTTATTGCCGATGCCGCAGCCTTTGCCGAGCAGCGGCACCAAGGCTTGTTTGTGGAAGACTGGACGCCCGTGGTGCGCGAGTCGGTGCTGGTGAAGCAGTGCATTGTGGCGCAAGACCCCACCGAAAAAGGCCCGCGCAAGCTCCTGAACTTCGGCCACACCGTGGGCCACGCCCTCGAAAGCTACCTGCTGAGCCAGGCCGGCCGCAGCATTTTGCACGGCGAGGCCGTGGCCGCCGGCATCGTCTGCGAAAGCTGGCTGTCGGTGCAAAAAGGTTTGCTCATGGAGCGCGAGCTAAACCAGATCGAGACCTTCCTGTTCTCGGTATTCGAAAAGGTGCAGTTCGTAACCCTCGAAACCCAAGCCATTGCCGAACTGGCTCTGCAGGACAAGAAAAACCAAGGCAGCACCATCAACTGCACCCTGCTTGAGGGCATCGGCCGGGGCGTGTACGACCAGCCCGTAACGGTGGCCGAAATTGCCGAATCGCTCCGCTATTATCACCGGCTGTAA